One genomic segment of Gemmatimonadota bacterium includes these proteins:
- a CDS encoding HAD family phosphatase: MKGVCFDFNGVIVDDERHHCAALLEVLAEWGLDVDEATYYREYLGYDDRGCFVHAWRAANRTLDTRMLDHLVAAKGVIYQRLISADLTLVPGVSPFVRALHAAGVRLVVVSAARRDEITHVLRVADLDACFVGIVAAEDVATTKPNPEGYRKGVALLGLPASACVVIEDSIPGLRAGRAAGMPVAMLTTSHPREALEPEHPACIWTDFVAHHPMELPWSATSN; this comes from the coding sequence GTGAAGGGCGTCTGCTTCGACTTCAATGGCGTCATTGTCGATGATGAGCGGCACCACTGCGCCGCACTCCTGGAAGTGCTCGCCGAATGGGGTCTCGACGTCGACGAGGCCACTTACTATCGCGAGTACCTTGGCTACGATGACCGCGGCTGTTTTGTGCACGCGTGGCGAGCCGCCAATCGGACGCTCGACACCAGGATGCTGGACCACCTTGTGGCCGCCAAGGGCGTGATCTACCAGCGCCTCATCAGCGCGGATCTCACGCTCGTGCCCGGCGTCTCCCCCTTCGTGCGGGCGCTGCACGCCGCCGGCGTCCGCCTGGTGGTGGTGTCGGCCGCGCGCCGCGATGAAATCACCCACGTGCTGCGGGTGGCCGACCTCGACGCCTGCTTTGTCGGGATCGTCGCAGCCGAAGACGTGGCCACGACCAAGCCGAACCCCGAGGGATATCGCAAGGGCGTGGCGCTGCTGGGGCTTCCCGCGAGTGCGTGCGTGGTCATCGAAGACTCGATTCCCGGCCTCCGCGCCGGACGCGCTGCGGGGATGCCCGTGGCCATGCTGACCACGTCGCATCCGCGCGAGGCGCTCGAGCCAGAACATCCCGCGTGTATCTGGACGGATTTTGTGGCACACCACCCGATGGAG
- a CDS encoding FAD-binding oxidoreductase has product MSSTRQDRIAATIGAEAVRATGDGRLIVTPTSTEAMAGVLGLAHDEQWQVAIEGGGSWRVDAPPADLTLSTRGLDDRLGIEHTDESVTAPAGVSLDLLRHTLRDEHGWVALDPPGRTDRTVGSVLATATAGPLRAGFGPVRDQVLAMTIATGDGRVVRLARDEGSPTVTPAMRLHLGGFGGFGVITEATLRVRPLPDADLTWVALGSRDRLSAAARGLGEHHIAAAAAELISPALASEPEWLLAVRLMGSRDEVLQEGQRLSRVAHLHWHELPPERRVLLWNGSSRGISSVPVTFRLGVLPEGIDEAIDAVVSLLGEGMLSAGALAGSIRWSGHTTAEQLRAVRNQFAAREVPLTLERASWALRRTVGHFGAYREGIGGPIDRLRERHDPRHIFVTGITGEATS; this is encoded by the coding sequence ATGAGTAGCACCCGCCAGGACCGGATCGCCGCCACCATCGGCGCCGAAGCCGTGCGCGCCACCGGCGACGGGCGGCTCATCGTCACGCCCACCTCGACCGAGGCCATGGCCGGCGTGCTCGGCTTGGCCCATGACGAGCAGTGGCAGGTCGCCATCGAGGGCGGGGGGTCATGGCGCGTTGACGCCCCTCCCGCCGACTTGACCCTCTCCACCCGCGGCCTCGACGACCGACTCGGCATCGAACACACCGACGAGAGCGTCACCGCCCCCGCAGGCGTTTCCCTCGATCTGCTTCGTCACACCCTGCGCGACGAACACGGCTGGGTGGCACTCGACCCACCAGGACGTACCGACCGGACCGTCGGCTCCGTGCTGGCGACCGCGACCGCCGGACCGCTCCGTGCCGGCTTCGGTCCGGTGCGCGATCAGGTGCTGGCAATGACCATTGCCACCGGGGACGGTCGCGTGGTCCGCCTCGCGCGCGACGAGGGCAGCCCGACCGTGACGCCGGCGATGCGACTCCACCTCGGCGGCTTCGGCGGATTCGGCGTGATCACCGAGGCCACCCTCCGGGTCCGCCCGCTCCCCGACGCGGATCTGACCTGGGTCGCCCTCGGGAGTCGGGATCGGCTCAGCGCCGCCGCCCGCGGACTCGGCGAGCATCACATCGCCGCCGCGGCCGCGGAGCTCATCTCCCCCGCCCTGGCCTCCGAACCGGAATGGCTGCTCGCCGTTCGGCTCATGGGGAGTCGTGACGAGGTCCTGCAGGAAGGCCAACGGTTGAGCCGAGTGGCGCACCTGCACTGGCACGAGTTGCCACCGGAGCGGCGCGTGCTGCTCTGGAATGGCTCCTCACGCGGGATCTCGAGTGTCCCGGTCACCTTCCGCCTCGGCGTCCTCCCGGAAGGGATCGATGAGGCGATCGACGCGGTGGTCTCGCTGCTCGGCGAAGGAATGCTGAGTGCCGGTGCCCTCGCCGGCAGCATCCGCTGGAGCGGACACACCACCGCAGAGCAGCTGCGAGCGGTGCGCAACCAATTCGCGGCCCGCGAAGTGCCGCTGACGCTCGAGCGCGCGTCGTGGGCGCTGCGCCGCACCGTCGGGCACTTCGGCGCTTACCGCGAGGGCATCGGCGGCCCGATCGATCGCCTGCGGGAGCGCCACGATCCGAGGCACATTTTCGTGACCGGCATCACCGGCGAGGCGACGTCGTGA
- a CDS encoding RNA polymerase sigma factor RpoD/SigA, which translates to MPRRAAPAPSRARVPLSAAESFEQYLRDIKDLPMITDIQEERALARKAREGDDIAIERLVTANLRFVIAFVKRYQGHGLELGDLVAIGNEGLLRAVRKFDPDRGVKFISYAVWWVRQAVLKALAEQTRSVRFPLNQNTAVVRFAKAQGLLAQELGRTPTDEELATALIMPLDDVRDARRLFVTEVSLDAPVESGDSRAATLGERLPLGENGEIETRTDEILRRDFIDRIFRRYLTPRERRILSLYYGLDPSEEARTLEEIGAALGVTRERIRQLRERAFAKLRECPEVRHLGEFRAA; encoded by the coding sequence ATGCCGCGTCGTGCCGCCCCTGCGCCATCCCGTGCCCGCGTTCCGCTCAGCGCGGCCGAGTCCTTCGAGCAGTATCTGCGGGACATCAAGGACCTCCCGATGATCACCGACATCCAGGAGGAGCGGGCATTGGCGCGGAAGGCACGCGAGGGCGACGACATCGCCATTGAGCGGTTGGTCACGGCGAACCTTCGCTTCGTGATCGCCTTCGTGAAGCGCTATCAGGGGCATGGTCTCGAGCTCGGCGACCTGGTGGCAATCGGCAACGAGGGGTTGCTCCGCGCCGTCCGCAAGTTCGATCCGGATCGTGGCGTGAAGTTCATCTCGTACGCGGTGTGGTGGGTGCGGCAGGCGGTACTGAAGGCGCTGGCCGAACAGACGCGCTCGGTGCGCTTCCCGCTCAACCAGAATACCGCCGTCGTGCGCTTCGCCAAGGCACAGGGGTTGCTCGCCCAGGAACTCGGGCGGACTCCGACCGACGAGGAGTTGGCAACCGCCCTCATCATGCCGCTCGATGACGTGCGCGACGCCCGTCGGCTCTTTGTGACCGAAGTCTCGCTCGATGCGCCGGTCGAGAGCGGGGACTCCCGCGCCGCCACGCTGGGTGAGCGACTTCCGCTGGGAGAAAACGGCGAAATCGAGACGCGGACCGACGAGATCCTCCGGCGCGACTTCATCGACCGGATCTTCCGCCGTTACCTCACCCCCCGCGAACGCCGCATCCTCTCGCTCTACTACGGCCTCGACCCCAGCGAAGAAGCCCGCACACTCGAAGAAATCGGCGCCGCCCTTGGCGTCACCCGGGAACGGATCCGCCAGTTGCGCGAGCGCGCGTTCGCGAAGTTGCGGGAGTGCCCGGAGGTGCGGCATCTGGGAGAATTTCGCGCCGCCTGA